GGAGAGTACACGTTCCCGTTGCCCGTCACCCGCCTACTGCATGGCTCGAAGCGACGGGTAGCGGGTAGCTATATCTTTGGTGAAATCTTTCACATGGGAGAACACGGAGTGAAGATCGCCGTGTGCGTAAAGCGCGTTCCGGACATGGACGTGCGGTTCAAGATCGCCGCTGATGGCGTCTCGGTGGACGAGACGGGCGTCAAGTTCGAATTGAATGATTTCGATGCGTGGGCCGTCGAGGCCGCGCTGCAGCTCAAGGAAAAGGCTGGTCAGGGAGAGGTAACGGTGTTGTCCCTGGGCCCGAATGCGGTACAGGAAACCATCCGGAAGGCCCTGAGCATGGGTGCCGACCGCGCCGTGCATCTCCAGGCGGACAGGATTCCATTTGATGGGTTTGCCATCGCCAGTGCGCTCGCCGCCGAATTGAAGGATGGCGGGTACGACCTCATCCTCTTCGGAAGGCTTTCGCCAGATTCGTCGAACGGCGTGACGGGTCCAATGGTCGCCGAGTTC
Above is a window of Gemmatimonadaceae bacterium DNA encoding:
- a CDS encoding electron transfer flavoprotein subunit beta/FixA family protein produces the protein MKIAVCVKRVPDMDVRFKIAADGVSVDETGVKFELNDFDAWAVEAALQLKEKAGQGEVTVLSLGPNAVQETIRKALSMGADRAVHLQADRIPFDGFAIASALAAELKDGGYDLILFGRLSPDSSNGVTGPMVAEFLDMPCVTAISRLDITDGRGTAKREIEGAQEIVEFSLPAVLTVDEGLNTARYPSLKGIMAAKKKPLESKPAQLGEPKVRIEKLDLPPDRAAGRIIGDGAAAVPELVRLLQTEAKVL